The bacterium genome includes the window AGCTGTTGCCCTCCCAGGGCGGCGTGGTGGCGTGGGCCGAGATGATCGAGATGCTCTTGCCGATCACGTCCTGGGTCAGGTTCTGCTGGCTGGGCCAGGGCACGTCGCCGATCAGGCCCAGCCTGCCGCGCTTGCCCAGCATGCGGAACGCGCTGTGGAACACCGCCGGGTGTCCGGTGATGTCGTAGACTATCTCCGCCCCGGTCCCCCCGGTCAGCTCGGCGATCTTCGCCTCGGCCTTGTCGCAGGTGGAGCAGATCACATCGGTCGGGCCGTTGCCCTGGGCCAGGGTGCAGCGGCTGGGCATGGGGTCCACGGCGATAAGGCGGCTCATCCCGGCCAGGCCCAGAAGGCGCACGGCGAGCTGGCCCAGCGGGCCAAGGCCCACCACCACCGCGTTCTCGCCCAGGGTGGGCTTCGACTCGCGAAGGCCGTTCTGTACGATGATGTTGAGGCAGAACCAGGCCGCCTGCTCGGGTGTGATACCCTCGGGCACCAGGTGTATCAGGTCGGCGCGATCCACGAACCAGGCCCGGTGCGCCGCGGTCGAGCAGACAATCTGCCCGGGCTTCACGTTCTCCACTCCCGGACCGACATCCACCACCTCGCCCACACTGGAGTAGCCCGGCTCGAACGGGTACTGCACCCAGGCGTCCCAACCCGTGCCAGGCTCCACGTTACGCTCGTAGCAGATCATCTCGGTGCCGATCGAGACCAGCCCGCAGAGGGTGCGGCAGCGCACCTGGCCCGGCCCGGGAGGCGGGCAGGCTTCCGGCTTCACTTCGAGCGTGCGCGGCGCGGTGTAGTAGAATACGCGGTTGTCGACTGGTCCGGCTGGCATGGTTCTTCCTCCTGTGGATCGACTCATTTTTCCTTAACCCCCGTGCCGGAGTGGCACGGCGGTGATCAGCACTGAAAAGGAGCTGGTTTCATTTCCAAGTAAATCCCCTCTGGCCCCAGTAGCGTCCGGCTTAGGAACTTGCAGTGAGAGGCCGAAAGACCCCTTTCTGCTTTGGTTTCGGCCAAAGCAGCAAAGCCAGCGGGGGCGGCAAACTCGTCCGTGCCACAACACTATTTCTGACAATGGTGTTCACGAAGCATTGATTCCGCTGCCACGTTGCAGCGGCGGCGCTGCCGCGAATCGCCGCCGCGCTGTGCAACAATTTCAACCCTGGCCGTTTCACACCCCGTTACACGCTGCCTTGGCGGGAGGCTCAGACAGGTGCGGCCCCCAAAGGCCGAACTGCGGCGGCTTGACAGCCGCAAGCAGGTTTACCCTCGTGGGAGGCCAGACGGTGCCGTAGGAGCGAACCTTGTGTTCGCCCGTGCGCAGCTGTGTGCGCGCCCCGGCATCCAACAACCTGCTATCAGTACGGCACCCGGATACAGTACTCGCGGCCCTCGAAGGTGATGTACATTCTGTCACGCTCCGTGCGCACGGCCAGCGACTGCGGCTCCACCGGGGTGCGTCCCCGCGTGCCGTTGACATACACCACCACCGGGACATTGGCGCCCACCGGCTCGGTCGAGTGCCAGAACGGGTACGCGCCCCGTCCGCCGAAATTGTGCGAGTGCAGCCAGCCGGGCCGCGGCTCGACCAGCTCGCTCTGGAGCACGCCCGCCGGGCCCTGGAGCACCCGGATCAGCGAGTGGTTCCCGCCGCCGGCTATCTCCAGCCGTCCCTGGGCCTTCTCGCTCTCCAGCTTCCCG containing:
- a CDS encoding zinc-binding dehydrogenase codes for the protein MPAGPVDNRVFYYTAPRTLEVKPEACPPPGPGQVRCRTLCGLVSIGTEMICYERNVEPGTGWDAWVQYPFEPGYSSVGEVVDVGPGVENVKPGQIVCSTAAHRAWFVDRADLIHLVPEGITPEQAAWFCLNIIVQNGLRESKPTLGENAVVVGLGPLGQLAVRLLGLAGMSRLIAVDPMPSRCTLAQGNGPTDVICSTCDKAEAKIAELTGGTGAEIVYDITGHPAVFHSAFRMLGKRGRLGLIGDVPWPSQQNLTQDVIGKSISIISAHATTPPWEGNSYYRWGKKELVQFFFKMLAQKRISLEGLVTHRITPDQAPQTYADIFADRSRYLGVIIDWRKGA